Below is a genomic region from Echinicola rosea.
CTCCATCCCCATCTGCACTGTATCGTCCCGGCCGGCGGGCTGACCCCATCGGGAAAATGGAAGGCTTCCCTCTCCAAGGGACGTTTCCTTTTTCCGGTAAAGAAAATGTCTATGGTCTTCAGGGCAAGAATGGTGCAGGCACTAAGGGAAAAGAAGTTGTTGGGCCCGGACACTGCAAGGCTATTGTTCTCCAAAAAATGGGTCATCTACTGCAAAAGGCCATTCTTCGGACCCAAACAGGTCATCGAATACCTGGGCAGGTACTCCCACAAGATCGCCATCAGCAACCACCGCATCCTGGGCTTACAGAACGGAAAGGCCCGCTTCTCGGTAAAGGACTACAGGCAACAGGGGAAAAGGAAAAACTGTGAGCTGGAAGCAGGAGAGTTCCTCAGGAGGTTCTCCCTCCATATCCTGCCCAAGGGATTTACCCGCATCCGGCATTACGGCATCCTGGCCTCGGCATTCAAGAAAGACCACAAGGCCACTATAGACTGCCTGATCGGCGAAGTGCTCCTGAATAAAAACGAAGAGCCCCTTTCCCCATTCAGGAAATGTCCATGCTGCAGGACCGGTACCCTGCATACAGTCGCTTGTTTCGACCAAAGGGGGCCACCAGCCTTTTGGGTGAACAAAATCAGAAAACAACAGTCGGTACACCAAACGGTGTAAGGGGAAACCTATGCCCAAAAACCAAAAAACAGCCCGTAAAGCTGCCCAAAGGGCTATAAGCCATGCAAAGAAAAACCTAAAATCCAACAAAAAGCAGGCAAAAAAGCCGCTCAGGTACCAGATTTTTTAAGCTCCAACTCCAAAAACACAAAAGGGGAAGAAGCTTTCCCCATAATTACCCCTTTCCCATCACCACTCGTTCAACACTGCATTCAGACTAGGCTGTTCCAGCCGTCAGAATGCTTAGTTATTACCTGCTGGCTTTATTCCTTTAGTTTTTTTAATCTCTCAATTGCATTTTGATTATTTGGATTTAATTCCAATGACTTTTCGTAATTCAAAATAGCTTTTTGATAATCCTTATTGTAAAAATATGCCTCGGCTAAACTGTCGTATAAATTTGCTGATTTTGGATAAATATGTAAGGCTAACAAAATGACATTATATCCTTGTTCTTTCTTTTTAGGATTAAATGACAATCGTAATCCTAAAGTGTTCAACATTCCTTCTTGAAGTTCAAGACTTGGATGATTGATAATTGTTTTCTCATATAGTGGAATTAAATCTTGATAGTCTTGCTTGAATGCTAAATCATTGAAATCTTGATATGTAAAATCTTTTTCGATAGCTTTTTTTGTTTGTTTAGAAATCAAAATATCGGAAAATCCGTTTACAGTAGGATTATTTTCAATAAAATTAATCGACTTTTTCTCATTTTTTAGTGTCGCATTCAAAAACTGTAAGGTATGTTGGCACAGCAAATTATAGGAAGCCATAATTTTCTCATCACTTTTATCTTGTCTTTTATCACGATTAGCGAATAAGATACCAAAGGAACTAAAATAAGAATGCGTAAGGTTGTGAAATCTATATCTGTGAATATTGCTATATTTTAAAGAATCATACAGTTGAAATTTGTAATTCAACTCTTCAGGTATTTTGTCCGTAGTAAGAACTTCCTTCGGAATCTCTTTTTGAGCAAAATGGACATAAGGAATGTCAAACCTATCTAAATTGAAATAGGGTGATTTTTCCAAGACTGGATAATTGTATCTTTCTGCTCCGTCCAAACTTACAACTGCACTTATATTCCTGTTTTTCATAACGGTTATTGCGTTAGACAGTCCACCAAAACTAAATCCCATTAGTGCCACTTTTTTGAAATCGATATTCTTGAAGCTGTGAATTTCTTTGAGAAGGAACTCTACATCTCTTGACTGTGTTTCCATATCTTTTGTGGTTGCTCCTTCTAACCAACGTGTGTCTGTTCCTCTTGAAGGGCTTGATATGACAACGAAGCCGTTACTTGCTAAATATTCGAATAGCGCAAAATTCTCAATTGACGAGGCTTGATAACTTGGTGCATAAACTACTACTGGAAATTTTCCGATTAATAATGTTGGATTAGAATAAGCATTTACCCTTTCAGAAAGATGAGCCTTATTTTCTGGCGTGTTCCATAAATAAGGAAACCAATCCAACAGAAAGTAATTTGGTAGATTTTTCCATTCTTCCTCTTCTTTTAAGACCTGCAAATAATTTAAAACCGTTAATTGTTTAGACTTACTATTCGCTATTGTTGCTGGATACCAAATACTTACTGGGATTGGTCTTTCAATAAGTTGGTTGTTAAACTCATTGTGAATTCGATAGGTTCTCGTACTATCATTGACTGTATAATGCTTAAAGCCTACTTTATATTTTCCAGCTTTAAGTCCGATTTCCTTTAAGGATGTCTGTCCGTAAGATATTGTGGATAGTAATAAACCTGTAATGAATATTATTAATCGCATTGTTTTTGAATTAGTGTCCATCATAAAGATGCTTTATTTTGATTATTGTTACAGGTCTTTTTTCAGCTTGCAGGTAACGGTCTCGTGTATGAGCAGTAGCGGATTTCAACTCACTAAACTGCCAGTTAGCACCGACCTTTGATTTATAGCTTTATGTTTCAAATTAGTACTTGACCCGCTATTGCTTATACACAATGTTGTATGCCCGTGCTTTTTCATTTTGTTTTCTGTCAGCGTTGGAGCAGCCATACTCTTTGGTAAGTTTTGGCTTGGACGGCTGCTTTGAGCAACTTGCCAATGTGTATGGATGCGAAGATTCGGCTGTATGGTCATTTTCAATTTAATAGTCTAAACCTAGCAATTGTTCCAAAATGGTTTTTTCAATGTGACTGTATTCATCCAGCTTAAGGGTACTGTCTCGGTTGCCCCTGTAATTATTTTTGTTGCTTAATATCATGGTTCTATTTCCTTAATTGGATATCTATTGCAGTAGCTCCTGCTTTTATAAAATAGCTCATTTCTACTTGACCAAAAACGTTGATATTATCATGACCTGTTAGGTAGGTGTTTTGTATTATGTAATCTTTCCTTTCGAACAGGTAATTCTCAAGATCATCTGCTTGAACCAAAGTTTTATTATTCCCTGCGACTTCCATGAGTTTGTTTACGTGCCAGTTATTTTTGATTGCGTTGAAAGGACAAATTATCCATAGGTGGTCTTTAGCTCTACTTATTGCCACATTGTAGATGTATTCCTTTGAAAGTAATGAATTTGGATGGCCGGTATAATAGGTATTATTTGGATTTACAACAAAAAGAACAATATCACATTCATCGCCCTGAAAACCATGAACTGTATCACAGAAGACAGTTATGTTGTTTGATATTCCAGAAGACGTAAGAAGCTTATTCATTAACATCGCTTGTGCCTTATAAGGGCTTATAATGCCCACAGTATATTTCTCGTTGTTATCAATACATTTATCCAGGTTTGAAATTAACTCTGAAGCAATTATTCCAGCGTAGACATGGTAAGGACTGTATAATAACTTCTTAGGTTCCATAATTGAATTACTTACATCAATTGGTAAATCAATAAATGAAATCTTTGACTTAATCGGGGCATAGAAATTATTAGGGAGTTCTTTAATAGGTCTTTCTTCAAAATCCCGACCGTGCTTTAAAAGTGATTTATATGAAATGGTACTAAACAGATTTCCTATTACCTCAACACTTCTATATTGGATTTGTAAATTATCAATACTATCAGTGCTCCTTAAGTGTTGTTCATTGGGATCAAAACTTTCAATACCTAGCATTTTATAAATGCTTTCATCTCCCATAGCCAGTTCTTCCAATTTTTTATCCGACACATCCACAACTGCCGGTATTTGTTTTGGATCACCTGCAATGATAATTTTCTCTTTAGCAATAAGGGCATGTAAAGCGAAAGCAAAATATGTGAGCCCAATCATTGACGATTCGTCAAAAATTACTAAGTCCCATTTGGCTTTATCTTGGTCGAAAAGCTTAAAATTTGCACCATGTTCTGCAGACACTTGATAATATGGCAAGCGATGAATGGTTGTGATAATTACATTACATGAGTCGAAAATATTTTCATCAACCGAAATCTGGTAGATATCCTCATCCATTTGTTCAAGTTCAGGATCTGTTGGTCCTCCAATGCGTAAGACTCCAATTTGTGAATTCTGTTGAACCAACCTTTTTGCAAGGACATCACCAGCTTTATTTGTTGGCACCAGTATCAATGCTTTAAAGCTAAAATCTTTCTCAAACTTATCGACAAGGGTGTTTACCAACTTTGTCGTTTTACCTGTTCCTGGAGGGCCATAAATGAAATGTAGCGGGGGTAATGAGTCTTCAATACTTACCCATGGGGTAATTATTTCATTATTCGAAAATGCGGTGGCTAACCTTTGTAATAAATCAAGAACTGGAGTAAAGTTGATTGAAATATTGACTACTCTATCAAAGTTTGTAACCAATTTGTCTTCAATTCCTTTTGGCACATAAACCAGTAAATCTTGTCCTTTTTTGGAAACCCCTTCTACTAAAACATTCTCACGAAGTTTATTGGAAAAAACTAGCGTAATGCTAAAATTTTCAAATGCTTCTATGTTCAGAGGAATTAAGCTATTTGCACCTTTTAGTTTGAAGTATTTCTTTGATGGTATCCCATCATTATAGAATCTTTCAATACGTTGGAATGAGATTGATTTCTGTGAAATTGTATCCGATAGTTCCTCAAATGTTAGTAAATATTCAAGGTAGCTAATAAACCACTTGTATGAGTATTTTTCGTTAGATTTTATCTCTTCAATTATTTCATTTCTCTTTTCATCTAAACTTCTTTCATTTAGAACGTCAAGAATTTTCTTCGAATCATCAGAGTCAAAATCATCTCTCCCGCTGGAGGTTAGTGCATGATAAAATGCAGATAGCATTTTGTCTTTTGAGTGTATTAACTCATCAATTAATGTGGAATCATCATTAAAACCAAGCTTATTTAATTCTTCGGACAGGTTTTCAAGTGATAGGCTTCTTTCATAATAAATTATGGTTTGCCCATCTTCATCCTCTTGGACTTCAACATTCCTATATTCAATAATGCCAATTGTTGCTTTACTTCCATCTGAATCGATGCTAAATTCAAATAATAACTTATCGCACCGAAATAGTTTGACGTTATTGTCTCGTAACCAAGAAATATAAAAAGGCTCATTATGTTCGACTGGTTCTTCACAATCATAAAAATCAATCTGATAATCAAGTTTAGTATGATTGGATTCAGCAAAATCGTAATAGACCTCAGATGGATAAATAACTCTATACTT
It encodes:
- a CDS encoding IS91 family transposase, with the protein product MGPRPDAVQLADIIRAYRNGIPAITSNTWKARTLYALMRCRTAEMGGHIDRCDNPTCNRLHISYNSCRNRHCPRCQGHLRERWIQDREKDLLNTPYFHLVFTLPDTLNPLALQRPAMLYQLLFRTAWSVLRDFAANPKLAGAKTGMVSVLHTWGQNLSLHPHLHCIVPAGGLTPSGKWKASLSKGRFLFPVKKMSMVFRARMVQALREKKLLGPDTARLLFSKKWVIYCKRPFFGPKQVIEYLGRYSHKIAISNHRILGLQNGKARFSVKDYRQQGKRKNCELEAGEFLRRFSLHILPKGFTRIRHYGILASAFKKDHKATIDCLIGEVLLNKNEEPLSPFRKCPCCRTGTLHTVACFDQRGPPAFWVNKIRKQQSVHQTV
- a CDS encoding tetratricopeptide repeat protein, producing the protein MMDTNSKTMRLIIFITGLLLSTISYGQTSLKEIGLKAGKYKVGFKHYTVNDSTRTYRIHNEFNNQLIERPIPVSIWYPATIANSKSKQLTVLNYLQVLKEEEEWKNLPNYFLLDWFPYLWNTPENKAHLSERVNAYSNPTLLIGKFPVVVYAPSYQASSIENFALFEYLASNGFVVISSPSRGTDTRWLEGATTKDMETQSRDVEFLLKEIHSFKNIDFKKVALMGFSFGGLSNAITVMKNRNISAVVSLDGAERYNYPVLEKSPYFNLDRFDIPYVHFAQKEIPKEVLTTDKIPEELNYKFQLYDSLKYSNIHRYRFHNLTHSYFSSFGILFANRDKRQDKSDEKIMASYNLLCQHTLQFLNATLKNEKKSINFIENNPTVNGFSDILISKQTKKAIEKDFTYQDFNDLAFKQDYQDLIPLYEKTIINHPSLELQEGMLNTLGLRLSFNPKKKEQGYNVILLALHIYPKSANLYDSLAEAYFYNKDYQKAILNYEKSLELNPNNQNAIERLKKLKE